From the genome of Nocardia sp. NBC_01503, one region includes:
- a CDS encoding flavodoxin domain-containing protein — MKGRILVAYATRYGSTREIAEAIATTLRAAGLAVDCRDMREIRAIDDYRGFVLGAPFYFGRWPRTAHRFLNRFGPVLAHRDVAVFGTGQLDATRPPTPEVHAQMDSLGTHYDWLHPFATGVFGGSYNPQRLTGMYRVLLHLPGSPLRGQSAIDLRDWTEISAWACDIAAILKSHVAQPITPTVEPASSSRADAPLSIIREYVKDQQPAPEQRKDH, encoded by the coding sequence ATGAAAGGCCGGATACTCGTCGCGTACGCGACCCGCTACGGATCGACGCGCGAGATCGCCGAAGCCATTGCGACCACCCTGCGCGCGGCGGGGCTCGCGGTGGACTGCCGGGATATGCGTGAGATCCGCGCGATCGACGACTACCGCGGCTTCGTCCTGGGCGCACCGTTCTACTTCGGCCGATGGCCGCGCACCGCGCACCGCTTCCTGAACCGCTTCGGCCCGGTGCTGGCGCATCGCGATGTCGCGGTGTTCGGTACCGGCCAACTCGATGCGACGCGACCGCCGACCCCCGAGGTCCATGCCCAAATGGACTCGCTCGGAACGCATTACGATTGGCTGCACCCGTTCGCCACCGGAGTGTTCGGCGGCAGCTACAACCCCCAGCGCCTCACGGGCATGTACCGCGTACTGCTCCACCTCCCCGGTTCCCCGCTGCGCGGACAGTCCGCCATCGACCTGCGCGACTGGACCGAGATCAGTGCCTGGGCATGCGATATCGCGGCGATACTGAAATCCCATGTGGCCCAGCCCATCACCCCGACCGTGGAACCGGCATCGAGTTCACGCGCGGACGCCCCCCTGTCGATCATTCGCGAATACGTCAAGGATCAGCAGCCGGCTCCGGAGCAACGAAAGGACCATTGA
- a CDS encoding ArsR/SmtB family transcription factor — protein sequence MPGLSRPLYQMKADFFKTLGHPVRIRVLELLSEREHAVSEMLDEIGVEAANLSQQLSILRRAGLVAARREGLSVTYELTSPQVIELLAAARAILTGVVAGQVEALEQSA from the coding sequence ATGCCGGGTTTGAGCAGGCCCCTTTACCAAATGAAGGCCGACTTCTTCAAAACGCTGGGCCATCCCGTTCGGATCCGGGTCCTGGAGCTGCTCAGCGAACGTGAGCACGCGGTCTCGGAGATGCTGGACGAGATCGGCGTGGAGGCGGCGAATCTCTCCCAGCAGCTGTCGATTCTGCGCCGCGCCGGCCTGGTGGCCGCTCGCCGCGAGGGTCTTTCGGTCACCTATGAACTCACCTCACCGCAGGTGATCGAGCTACTCGCCGCCGCCCGTGCGATTCTCACCGGCGTTGTCGCCGGTCAGGTCGAGGCGCTGGAGCAGTCCGCCTAG
- a CDS encoding alpha/beta fold hydrolase, whose product MPVAALNGIQLSYEVTGNGPLVVLVMGSGSPGRVWRTYQVPALVKAGFRVATPDNRGIAPSTESAGGIAMADLVGDTAALIGHLGGGPAHIVGTSMGARVVAELALARPELVGKAVMMAATGRPDPVAQMLNRGEQALIDKGVELPPEYAAAIKAMLNLSPRTLTDPGKAQEWLDIFEYTASGKASAGVRAQLGMDRSRDRLADYRRIAVPSLVIGFGDDRMVPTVFGREVAATIPGARYVEIEDCGHYGYLERPDDVNAAIIEFLTAS is encoded by the coding sequence ATGCCTGTTGCCGCATTGAATGGAATCCAGCTCAGCTACGAGGTGACCGGGAACGGTCCATTGGTGGTGCTGGTCATGGGTTCCGGGAGCCCCGGACGGGTGTGGCGCACCTATCAGGTGCCCGCTCTGGTCAAGGCCGGGTTCCGGGTGGCCACCCCGGACAACCGCGGGATCGCACCCTCGACCGAGAGTGCGGGCGGTATCGCCATGGCGGACCTGGTCGGCGATACGGCCGCCCTCATCGGGCATCTGGGCGGCGGGCCCGCTCATATTGTCGGGACCTCCATGGGTGCGCGGGTGGTGGCCGAGTTGGCACTGGCGCGCCCCGAATTGGTCGGCAAAGCGGTCATGATGGCGGCGACGGGCCGACCGGATCCGGTCGCGCAGATGTTGAACAGGGGTGAGCAGGCGCTGATCGACAAGGGCGTGGAGTTGCCGCCGGAGTACGCCGCCGCGATCAAAGCGATGCTGAACCTGTCACCGCGCACCCTGACCGATCCCGGCAAAGCGCAGGAGTGGCTGGACATCTTCGAGTACACCGCCTCGGGTAAGGCGTCGGCCGGGGTACGGGCACAGCTGGGCATGGATCGTTCCCGCGATCGCCTGGCCGACTACCGCCGAATCGCGGTGCCGAGCCTGGTGATCGGGTTCGGCGACGATCGCATGGTGCCAACGGTTTTCGGCCGGGAGGTCGCCGCGACCATCCCCGGCGCCCGATATGTCGAGATCGAGGACTGCGGGCATTACGGCTACCTCGAACGCCCCGATGACGTCAATGCCGCGATCATCGAATTCCTCACCGCCAGCTGA
- a CDS encoding Acg family FMN-binding oxidoreductase, producing the protein MTAMSIPPLAIPDHRTMLAAMRLASRAPSVHNTQPWRWVFDGTKLHLHADTDRLLTAADPQGRQLIISCGAMLHHVRTAFGARGWHTDTLREPDPLNPGHLAEISFRPWPTPPAGLVARAGVIDLRRTDRLPFEAPRDWNALLPRLRMLVSPHYLDLVTLDEKIRPRLTAASEQATALRRHDMMYQAEIGWWAGHSGDSEGVPREALISDSESARVGVGRTFPSAPHSARRTGLEDHASLVVLSSEGDSVTEWLRTGEALSAVLLECTVAGLATCPLTHITELPTGRNLLTGLVADRGKPQLMIRIGVAPDSGDTAPTPRRPLTDILTLIRE; encoded by the coding sequence ATGACCGCTATGAGCATTCCACCACTCGCGATTCCCGATCACCGGACCATGCTGGCGGCAATGCGGCTGGCTTCCCGTGCCCCATCGGTGCACAACACCCAGCCGTGGCGCTGGGTGTTCGACGGGACCAAACTGCACCTGCACGCCGACACCGACCGGCTGCTCACCGCCGCGGATCCGCAGGGGCGGCAGCTGATCATCAGCTGCGGGGCCATGCTCCATCATGTGCGCACCGCGTTCGGCGCACGCGGCTGGCACACCGATACCCTGCGCGAACCCGATCCGCTGAATCCGGGTCACCTGGCCGAGATCTCGTTCCGGCCGTGGCCTACTCCGCCGGCCGGTCTCGTGGCGCGCGCCGGGGTCATCGACCTCCGGCGCACCGACCGGCTGCCGTTCGAGGCACCGCGCGACTGGAACGCCCTGCTGCCGCGCCTGCGCATGCTGGTGTCACCGCACTACCTCGACCTGGTAACCCTCGACGAGAAAATCCGCCCGCGCCTGACCGCGGCCTCGGAGCAGGCCACCGCCCTGCGCCGCCACGATATGATGTACCAAGCCGAAATCGGCTGGTGGGCAGGGCATTCCGGGGATTCCGAGGGAGTCCCACGCGAGGCTCTCATCTCCGACTCGGAGTCCGCGCGGGTGGGGGTGGGCCGCACCTTCCCGTCCGCCCCGCATTCGGCCCGCCGCACCGGGCTCGAGGATCACGCCAGTCTGGTGGTGCTCAGTTCGGAGGGCGACTCCGTCACCGAATGGCTGCGCACCGGTGAGGCCCTCTCGGCGGTGCTGCTGGAGTGCACGGTGGCGGGGCTGGCCACCTGCCCCCTCACCCACATCACCGAATTGCCCACCGGCCGAAACCTTCTCACCGGACTCGTGGCCGATCGAGGCAAACCGCAACTCATGATCCGGATCGGCGTGGCACCGGACTCCGGAGACACCGCGCCCACGCCTCGTCGGCCGCTGACCGATATCCTCACCCTCATCCGCGAATGA
- a CDS encoding SulP family inorganic anion transporter, with protein sequence MRALLPNWAEWRPAVRAPGADLLSGLIVALVALPLALGFGISSGMGAAAGLATAVVAGAVAAVFGGSRFQVSGPTGAMTVVLVPIFHRFGGSGVLAVGLLAGLVLVVLAIAGVGRAVRYMPAPVIEGFTAGIAVVIALQQFPAALGIAHADGEKVWQSGFDAVRQYFSHPNPASLVTALVVAAVVLIGGRYLPKLPFALLAVAVATIVTRAAGLDLSLIGTIPSGLPAPSIGFVHLDQLGSLIAPALAVAALAALESLLSATAADAMAVGTRHNPDRELLGQGLANIAAPLFGGVPATGAIARTAVNVRSGARTRLAALAHAAVLAGIIYLAASLVAQIPVAALAGVLLATTVRMVETASLAAIARASRGDALIMVVTFTVTVALDLVTAVAVGVGIALLLAVRSVAKEARLQQVPLDDADHVAEEHALLHEHIVAYRLDGPLFFAAAHRFLLELAEVSDVRVVILRMSHMSALDTTGALVLKDAIGKLEHRNITVLISGLRADHRRRLAAVGALPGGGETPIFDHTPDAIALAREYASRPVGAAR encoded by the coding sequence ATGCGTGCGCTGCTGCCGAATTGGGCGGAGTGGAGACCGGCGGTCCGCGCGCCCGGCGCGGATCTGCTGTCGGGGTTGATCGTCGCGCTGGTGGCCTTGCCGCTGGCGCTGGGCTTCGGCATCAGTTCGGGCATGGGCGCTGCCGCCGGGCTGGCCACCGCGGTGGTGGCGGGTGCGGTGGCCGCGGTCTTCGGCGGCTCACGCTTTCAGGTGTCGGGACCCACCGGTGCGATGACCGTCGTACTGGTACCGATCTTCCACCGGTTCGGGGGGAGCGGGGTGCTGGCGGTGGGGCTGCTGGCCGGCCTCGTACTGGTGGTGCTCGCGATCGCCGGGGTGGGCAGGGCAGTGCGATACATGCCCGCCCCGGTGATCGAGGGATTCACCGCCGGGATCGCGGTCGTTATCGCCCTGCAACAGTTTCCGGCGGCACTCGGTATCGCGCACGCCGACGGCGAGAAGGTGTGGCAGTCGGGGTTCGACGCCGTGCGCCAATACTTCTCGCACCCGAACCCCGCGTCACTGGTGACCGCGCTGGTCGTGGCCGCGGTGGTATTGATCGGTGGGCGATACCTGCCGAAGCTGCCGTTCGCGCTGCTCGCGGTCGCCGTCGCCACGATTGTGACGCGGGCCGCCGGTCTCGATCTGAGCCTGATCGGGACGATTCCCTCCGGATTGCCCGCTCCCAGTATCGGATTCGTGCACCTCGATCAGTTGGGGTCGCTCATCGCGCCCGCACTGGCGGTGGCCGCGCTCGCCGCACTGGAATCGCTGCTCTCGGCCACGGCCGCCGACGCGATGGCGGTCGGCACCCGGCACAATCCCGACCGGGAGCTACTCGGTCAGGGCCTGGCCAATATCGCCGCACCGCTGTTCGGCGGAGTCCCCGCCACCGGAGCGATCGCGCGCACGGCGGTGAATGTGCGCTCGGGCGCACGCACTCGGCTGGCGGCACTCGCCCATGCGGCGGTGCTGGCCGGAATCATCTATCTCGCAGCGTCATTGGTGGCACAGATCCCCGTCGCCGCATTGGCCGGAGTGCTGCTGGCCACCACCGTGCGCATGGTGGAGACCGCATCGCTGGCCGCGATCGCCCGGGCCTCCCGGGGTGATGCGCTGATCATGGTCGTCACGTTCACCGTCACCGTCGCGCTCGATCTGGTGACCGCCGTCGCCGTCGGTGTCGGGATCGCCCTGCTGCTCGCGGTCCGGTCGGTCGCGAAAGAGGCTCGGCTGCAACAGGTCCCACTCGACGATGCGGATCATGTGGCCGAGGAGCATGCCCTGCTGCACGAGCACATCGTTGCCTACCGCCTCGACGGTCCACTGTTCTTCGCCGCCGCCCACCGGTTCCTGCTCGAATTGGCCGAGGTATCCGATGTGCGGGTGGTGATCCTGCGCATGTCCCATATGAGTGCCCTGGACACCACCGGCGCACTGGTTCTCAAGGACGCCATCGGCAAGCTGGAGCATCGCAATATCACCGTCCTGATATCCGGGCTGCGCGCCGACCATCGTCGTCGCCTGGCCGCGGTCGGCGCACTGCCCGGCGGCGGGGAGACACCCATCTTCGACCACACACCCGATGCCATCGCGCTCGCCCGCGAGTACGCGTCCCGCCCCGTAGGAGCCGCCCGGTGA
- a CDS encoding AMP-binding enzyme has protein sequence MEPIVADHPAVAEYAVIGGRNARGVGCPARWWSSGPEPTADRMRADLMAAVRHRIGPVAALPAVDIDSALPKNRAGKVLRKAMRAIVDGPAEPVPAAIGAACCRSGPRRPRACGRGPSGR, from the coding sequence ATGGAGCCGATCGTCGCGGATCATCCCGCGGTGGCCGAATACGCCGTCATCGGAGGTCGAAACGCGCGTGGGGTCGGCTGCCCCGCGCGCTGGTGGTCCTCGGGTCCGGAACCCACCGCTGACCGGATGCGCGCGGATCTCATGGCCGCCGTCCGTCACCGTATCGGCCCGGTGGCGGCCTTGCCCGCCGTCGATATCGACTCCGCGCTGCCCAAGAACCGTGCGGGCAAGGTGCTGCGAAAGGCCATGCGGGCCATCGTCGATGGCCCCGCCGAGCCGGTCCCGGCCGCCATCGGAGCCGCCTGTTGCCGGAGCGGTCCCAGGCGGCCTCGGGCATGCGGTCGCGGTCCTAGCGGAAGGTGA
- a CDS encoding DUF5313 family protein translates to MTSDRTTPTLAQRIRYICGGTLPPSMREWVIRDLTGPGAARRYLLRILLPIIPPLCLFLLIPGPLWMGLAMMALLYLPLIYFTVALMYVFRRARLAKHGLDPTLVDARERERSATEREEYERRHGRA, encoded by the coding sequence GTGACTTCCGACCGCACCACACCCACACTCGCCCAGCGGATTCGGTACATCTGCGGTGGGACGCTGCCGCCGTCGATGCGCGAATGGGTGATTCGGGATCTGACCGGTCCGGGCGCCGCGCGCCGGTATCTGCTGCGCATTCTGCTGCCGATCATCCCGCCGCTCTGTCTGTTCCTGCTCATTCCCGGTCCGCTGTGGATGGGGCTGGCGATGATGGCGCTGCTGTACCTGCCTCTGATCTACTTCACCGTCGCGCTCATGTACGTGTTCCGTCGGGCTCGCCTGGCCAAGCACGGCCTCGACCCGACCCTGGTCGATGCCCGCGAGCGTGAGCGGTCCGCGACCGAGCGGGAAGAATACGAACGCCGTCACGGCCGCGCGTGA
- a CDS encoding phosphoenolpyruvate carboxykinase (GTP), producing the protein MTDHPDAVVTVQAPTTHTGILSWVTEVAELTAPESIVFCDGSRAEWDRLTRLLVDRGTFVPLAAKPNSFWCVSDPDDVARVEDRTFICSENKSDAGPTNNWVDPLDMRTVMTEHYRGAMAGRTMYVIAFCMGPLDAADPKFGVQITDSAYVAVSMAIMARSGAPVWEKLSEGTEFVKCLHSVGMPLADGHADVAWPCDKTKYIAHFPESRTIWSYGSGYGGNALLGKKCFALRIASVLGRDEGWLAEHMLILKLTSPQGNSHYIAAAFPSACGKTNLAMLEPTLPGWKAETIGDDIAWMRFGADGRLYAVNPEAGFFGVAPGTGARTNPNAMATIAQGNSIFTNTARTDDGDVWWEGMTDQAPDHLTDWHGQDWTPSSGTPAAHPNSRYCTPIEQCPSVAPEWNDPTGVPISAMFFGGRRATTIPLITESFDWEHGVFTASVLSSETTAAAAGQVGVVRRDPMAMLPFLGYHVGDYFAHWLALGAGADPAKLPKIFQVNWFRRSADGKFLWPGFGDNVRVLKWALERLEGTAEAEWTPIGYVPTADALDLNGLSDSYTELAAAALEVNTAEWVAETTSIDEWYATIGGNRLPETLREQLAALKSRLARKR; encoded by the coding sequence GTGACCGACCACCCTGACGCCGTGGTGACCGTGCAGGCGCCGACGACCCATACGGGCATCCTGTCGTGGGTGACCGAGGTCGCCGAGCTGACCGCGCCCGAGAGCATCGTGTTCTGTGACGGCAGCCGTGCGGAGTGGGATCGGCTCACCCGTTTGCTCGTGGACCGGGGCACTTTCGTGCCGCTGGCCGCGAAGCCGAACTCGTTCTGGTGTGTCTCGGATCCCGATGATGTGGCGCGAGTGGAGGACCGCACCTTCATCTGCTCGGAGAACAAGAGTGATGCGGGTCCGACGAACAACTGGGTCGATCCGCTCGATATGCGGACGGTGATGACCGAGCACTATCGCGGTGCGATGGCCGGGCGCACGATGTATGTGATCGCGTTCTGCATGGGGCCGTTGGACGCGGCCGACCCGAAATTCGGTGTGCAGATCACCGATTCGGCGTACGTGGCGGTGTCCATGGCGATCATGGCGCGTTCGGGTGCACCGGTGTGGGAAAAGCTCAGCGAGGGAACGGAATTCGTCAAATGCCTGCATTCGGTGGGGATGCCGCTGGCCGATGGACACGCCGATGTGGCGTGGCCGTGCGACAAGACCAAGTACATCGCGCATTTTCCCGAGTCCCGCACGATCTGGAGCTACGGCTCCGGGTACGGCGGCAACGCGCTGCTGGGCAAGAAATGTTTCGCGCTGCGGATCGCCTCGGTGCTGGGCCGCGACGAGGGCTGGCTGGCCGAACATATGCTGATCCTGAAACTCACCTCACCGCAGGGTAATTCGCATTACATCGCGGCGGCGTTCCCGTCGGCGTGCGGTAAGACCAATCTCGCCATGCTGGAGCCGACGCTGCCCGGATGGAAGGCCGAGACCATCGGCGACGATATCGCCTGGATGCGATTCGGGGCCGACGGGAGACTGTACGCGGTGAATCCGGAGGCCGGATTCTTCGGTGTGGCACCGGGAACCGGTGCCAGGACCAATCCCAACGCCATGGCGACCATCGCCCAAGGCAATTCGATCTTCACCAATACCGCCCGCACCGATGACGGTGACGTGTGGTGGGAGGGGATGACCGACCAGGCCCCCGATCACCTGACCGACTGGCACGGGCAGGATTGGACGCCGTCCTCGGGAACCCCTGCCGCGCACCCGAATTCGCGCTACTGCACCCCGATCGAGCAGTGCCCGTCGGTCGCACCGGAGTGGAACGACCCCACCGGGGTACCCATCTCGGCGATGTTCTTCGGTGGCCGCCGCGCCACCACCATCCCGCTCATCACCGAGTCCTTCGACTGGGAGCACGGGGTTTTCACCGCCTCGGTGCTCTCATCGGAGACCACCGCCGCGGCGGCGGGACAGGTGGGCGTGGTGCGCCGGGACCCGATGGCCATGCTGCCCTTCCTGGGCTATCACGTGGGTGACTATTTCGCGCACTGGCTCGCACTCGGCGCGGGCGCGGATCCGGCGAAACTGCCGAAGATCTTCCAGGTCAACTGGTTCCGCCGCAGTGCCGACGGCAAATTCCTGTGGCCGGGCTTCGGCGATAATGTGCGCGTGCTGAAGTGGGCGCTCGAACGCCTCGAAGGCACTGCCGAGGCCGAGTGGACCCCGATCGGGTACGTGCCCACCGCCGATGCGCTCGATCTGAACGGCCTCTCCGACTCCTACACCGAACTGGCCGCCGCGGCCCTCGAGGTGAATACCGCCGAATGGGTCGCCGAGACCACCTCGATCGATGAGTGGTACGCCACCATCGGCGGCAATCGTCTCCCGGAAACCCTGCGCGAACAGCTCGCCGCGTTGAAGTCCCGCCTGGCTCGAAAACGATGA
- a CDS encoding SDR family oxidoreductase yields the protein MSSLVGRSAIVTGGARGIGAAIVAALVKEGFGVVIADLLDHEGAELAKNLGDMTRFHHLDVTIEDDWKRVIDCAEGEFGPLEVLVNNAGIVTFGTVESEPPALFRHDLDVDLYGAWLGMHYAAPRLREAGGGVIVNISSTAGLIGYAGIAGYVAAKWGLRGLTKGAALELGPAKIRVCSVHPGPVHTPMTAALDESMVLGQPLPRFGEPEEVAALVRFIVTEGTFSTGSEFVIDGGATAGQTL from the coding sequence GTGAGCTCACTGGTAGGTAGAAGCGCCATCGTGACCGGTGGTGCCCGCGGGATAGGTGCGGCGATCGTGGCCGCGCTGGTGAAGGAGGGATTCGGCGTGGTGATCGCCGATCTGCTCGATCACGAGGGCGCGGAGTTGGCGAAGAACCTCGGCGACATGACCAGATTCCATCACCTCGACGTCACCATCGAGGATGACTGGAAGCGGGTGATCGACTGTGCCGAAGGTGAATTCGGTCCGCTCGAAGTCCTGGTCAACAATGCCGGGATCGTCACCTTCGGCACCGTGGAGTCGGAGCCGCCGGCCCTGTTCCGGCACGATCTGGATGTCGACCTGTACGGTGCGTGGCTCGGAATGCATTACGCCGCACCGCGACTGCGCGAGGCGGGCGGGGGAGTGATTGTCAATATCTCCTCGACGGCGGGCCTGATCGGCTATGCGGGTATCGCCGGATACGTGGCCGCCAAATGGGGTCTGCGCGGTCTGACCAAGGGCGCGGCCCTCGAGCTCGGGCCTGCCAAGATCCGGGTGTGCTCGGTACATCCGGGACCGGTCCACACCCCGATGACCGCCGCGCTCGATGAATCGATGGTCCTGGGCCAGCCGCTGCCCCGCTTCGGAGAACCCGAAGAGGTCGCCGCCCTGGTGCGTTTCATCGTCACCGAGGGCACCTTCTCCACCGGTTCGGAGTTCGTCATCGACGGCGGCGCCACGGCGGGACAGACGTTATGA
- a CDS encoding Acg family FMN-binding oxidoreductase yields MTSANTQRATLAPDRETVADAIEIASRAPSLHNTQPWRWVFDGTRLQLYGDTDRQLFATDPHGREWMISCGVVLHHACTVFAALGWHTEVTRLPDRDRPDLIATIGFEPWPDPPAAILARAGAIEHRYSDRLPMSEPTGWAAVAPALRALTMLHDVAFEVIAPEARPRVVAASGQAAKARGYDMMYRDELDWWTGHTDISEGVPESALPSSAEVARVDIARDFPRAPHSARRAEMTDHAQLVLLGTTDETPSRWLRTGEALSAVLLECTVRGLATCALTHITELPAARRTLADLLPHRTLPQVLIRIGTTPEDDRPSATPRRPIADILTFR; encoded by the coding sequence ATGACCAGTGCAAACACCCAGCGCGCAACCCTCGCGCCGGACCGCGAGACCGTCGCGGACGCAATCGAAATCGCCTCCCGCGCACCGTCATTGCACAACACCCAGCCCTGGCGCTGGGTGTTCGATGGCACCCGGCTGCAGCTGTACGGGGATACCGATCGGCAGCTGTTCGCCACCGACCCGCACGGACGTGAGTGGATGATCAGCTGCGGTGTGGTGCTGCACCACGCGTGCACCGTATTCGCCGCGCTGGGCTGGCATACCGAAGTCACCCGGCTGCCCGATCGGGATCGTCCGGATCTGATCGCCACCATCGGATTCGAACCGTGGCCCGATCCACCGGCGGCGATCCTCGCGCGGGCCGGAGCCATCGAGCACAGGTACAGCGACCGGCTGCCGATGAGCGAGCCGACGGGGTGGGCCGCCGTGGCCCCGGCCCTGCGCGCGCTCACCATGCTGCACGATGTGGCCTTCGAGGTCATCGCGCCCGAGGCCCGTCCCAGGGTGGTGGCGGCATCGGGTCAGGCCGCGAAAGCGCGCGGCTACGACATGATGTACCGCGACGAATTGGATTGGTGGACAGGGCATACCGATATCAGCGAGGGGGTCCCGGAGAGCGCACTGCCGTCCTCCGCCGAAGTGGCCCGGGTGGATATCGCACGCGACTTCCCGCGCGCACCGCACTCCGCTCGCCGCGCGGAGATGACGGACCACGCGCAACTCGTGCTGCTCGGCACCACCGACGAGACACCGTCGCGTTGGCTGCGCACCGGCGAGGCGCTCTCGGCCGTGCTGTTGGAGTGCACCGTCCGCGGACTCGCCACCTGCGCCCTGACCCACATCACCGAACTTCCGGCCGCCCGGCGCACGCTGGCCGATCTCCTCCCCCACCGCACCCTCCCGCAGGTTCTGATCCGCATCGGCACGACACCCGAGGACGACCGGCCGTCCGCCACACCCCGCCGCCCGATCGCCGATATCCTCACCTTCCGCTAG
- a CDS encoding APC family permease, whose protein sequence is MSELSPEETRLRRRLGLFDAVTIGLGSMIGAGIFAALGPAAGAAGSWVLIALALAAVVAYCNATSSARLAARYPASGGTYVYGRERLGEFWGYLAGWGFVAGKTASCAAMALTVGAYVWPRYAHPVAVAAVVALTAVNYRGVRKSAALTRIIVAIVLAVLAAVVIAALSSETADAARLHLGGDTTARGVLQAAGLLFFAFAGYARIATLGEEVRDPARTIPRAIPMALGLTLVVYIAVTVAALLVLGPHGLFTATAPLAEVVRAAGVPGLAPVVRIGAAVAALGSLLALVLGVSRTTFAMARDHHLPFVLARVHPRFGVPHRAELAVGVVVAVLAATVDVRGAIGFSSFGVLVYYAIANVSAWTLRPEEGRPPRVIPLLGVAGCLGLACSLPWASVLWGSAALVAGAVIYLARKRWAVSAPS, encoded by the coding sequence GGTGCGGCGGGGTCCTGGGTGTTGATCGCGCTGGCCTTGGCGGCGGTGGTGGCGTACTGCAATGCCACCTCGTCCGCGCGGTTGGCCGCGCGCTATCCCGCCTCGGGTGGCACCTATGTGTACGGGCGGGAGCGGCTCGGCGAGTTCTGGGGGTATCTGGCGGGGTGGGGGTTCGTGGCGGGGAAGACAGCCTCCTGCGCGGCAATGGCTCTGACCGTCGGGGCGTACGTGTGGCCCCGGTACGCGCATCCGGTCGCGGTCGCGGCGGTGGTGGCGTTGACAGCGGTGAACTATCGCGGGGTGCGTAAGTCGGCGGCCCTCACGCGGATAATCGTCGCGATCGTGCTGGCGGTGCTGGCCGCCGTCGTCATCGCGGCGCTGAGCTCGGAAACCGCGGATGCGGCGCGGCTGCACCTGGGCGGCGATACCACCGCCCGTGGGGTGCTGCAGGCGGCCGGGTTGCTGTTCTTCGCCTTCGCGGGCTACGCGCGCATCGCGACGCTCGGTGAGGAGGTGCGGGATCCGGCGCGAACCATTCCACGAGCGATTCCGATGGCGCTCGGCCTCACGCTGGTGGTCTATATCGCGGTCACCGTGGCGGCGCTGCTGGTACTCGGTCCGCACGGATTATTCACCGCCACAGCGCCATTGGCCGAGGTGGTACGGGCCGCCGGAGTGCCCGGGCTGGCACCGGTGGTGCGGATCGGCGCGGCTGTCGCGGCGCTGGGATCCCTGCTGGCGCTGGTGCTGGGGGTCTCGCGCACCACCTTCGCCATGGCCCGCGACCATCATCTTCCGTTCGTGCTGGCGCGGGTCCATCCCCGTTTCGGGGTGCCGCATCGGGCAGAGCTGGCGGTCGGGGTGGTCGTGGCGGTACTGGCGGCGACCGTGGATGTGCGTGGTGCGATCGGGTTCTCATCGTTCGGGGTACTCGTCTACTACGCGATCGCGAACGTCTCGGCGTGGACCCTGCGGCCCGAGGAAGGTCGCCCACCGCGCGTGATTCCGTTGCTCGGCGTAGCGGGTTGCCTCGGGCTCGCCTGCTCGCTCCCGTGGGCTTCGGTTTTGTGGGGAAGCGCAGCCCTGGTGGCCGGCGCGGTCATCTACCTCGCACGTAAGCGGTGGGCGGTTTCCGCGCCGTCCTGA
- a CDS encoding SRPBCC family protein, whose translation MRKTVAVAVGIASALTGLAVGYPVLARTACRTWGATAAEVERTMPGDDLLTDPTTVTTRAITIAAAPEQIWPWLVQMGPGRGGAYTYDWIENLMGLDMHSADSILPRFQQLAVGDVLPMGDSGPRMRVAVLEPARAMVLASDDGNWVWAFGLYPVAGGTRLVSRNRIVLPDSPLPARMLYLLFMEPGSLIMERKMLSGIAERAGHTEPASPEVTKDPGARSESQYSAAPAARTLDV comes from the coding sequence ATGAGGAAAACGGTGGCGGTCGCGGTCGGAATCGCTTCGGCGCTGACCGGGCTCGCGGTGGGATATCCGGTGCTGGCCCGGACCGCATGCCGCACCTGGGGCGCGACCGCGGCGGAGGTGGAACGCACTATGCCCGGGGACGATCTACTCACCGATCCCACCACGGTGACCACCCGCGCGATCACCATTGCCGCAGCGCCGGAACAGATCTGGCCGTGGCTGGTACAGATGGGCCCGGGTCGTGGTGGGGCGTATACCTACGATTGGATCGAGAACCTGATGGGGCTCGATATGCACAGCGCGGACAGCATTCTTCCGCGGTTCCAGCAGCTGGCGGTCGGCGATGTACTTCCCATGGGCGATTCGGGTCCGCGTATGCGCGTCGCGGTGCTGGAGCCCGCGCGGGCCATGGTGCTCGCCTCCGACGATGGCAATTGGGTGTGGGCGTTCGGGTTGTATCCGGTAGCCGGTGGTACGCGACTGGTGAGTCGTAATCGCATTGTCCTGCCGGACTCCCCGCTCCCGGCGCGAATGCTGTACCTGCTGTTCATGGAGCCGGGCAGTCTGATCATGGAACGCAAGATGCTGTCGGGTATCGCCGAGCGCGCGGGCCACACCGAGCCGGCGAGCCCCGAGGTGACCAAGGACCCGGGTGCACGGTCGGAAAGCCAGTATTCGGCCGCGCCCGCCGCGCGAACACTTGATGTATGA